From a region of the Hippopotamus amphibius kiboko isolate mHipAmp2 chromosome 3, mHipAmp2.hap2, whole genome shotgun sequence genome:
- the LOC130849855 gene encoding olfactory receptor 1009 has product MAAENYTRITEFIFIGLKYHPRMQVFLFLLFLLFYLVTMTGNLGMIILIQMDSRLHTPMYFFLSHLSFVDVCFSSVVGPKMLRDFFTERKAISFLGCALQLWFSGFLAAIECLLLASMAYDRYVAICNPLLYSVAMSQRLCIQLVVGPYTVGFLNTMTHTTAAFRLPFCRSNIINHFFCDMSPLLSLVCADIWINKLLVFIVAGAVLVVSSLTILISYFYIFIAILRIRSADGRHKAFSTCSSHLTAVAILYGTLFFIYVRPGAIFSLDLNKVVSVFYTAVIPMLNPLIYSLRNKEVKAAVCRTITRRKLCIRS; this is encoded by the coding sequence ATGGCTGCTGAAAACTATACAAGGATCACGGAGTTTATTTTCATAGGCTTAAAATACCATCCTCGGATGCAGGTCTTCCTTTTCTTGCTCTTCCTACTCTTTTACCTGGTTACTATGACAGGAAACTTGGGCATGATTATTCTCATCCAGATGGATTCCcgcctccacacacccatgtactttttTCTCAGTCACCTGTCCTTTGTGGACGTCTGCTTTTCGTCCGTGGTGGGCCCCAAAATGCTCAGAGACTTCTTCACTGAAAGGAAAGCCATCTCCTTCCTGGGATGTGCCTTGCAGCTGTGGTTCTCTGGGTTCCTTGCGGCCATTGAGTGCCTTCTCCTGGCGTCCATGGCTtatgaccgctacgtggccatctgtaACCCGTTACTGTATTCAGTTGCCATGTCGCAGAGACTCTGCATACAGCTGGTGGTTGGACCCTACACTGTTGGGTTTCTGAACACCATGACCCACACAACAGCTGCTTTCCGACTTCCCTTTTGTCGGTCCAACATTATCAATCATTTCTTTTGTGACATGTCTCCGCTTCTTTCTCTGGTATGTGCTGATATTTGGATCAATAAATTATTAGTTTTCATCGTGGCTGGAGCTGTACTAGTTGTCAGTAGCCTGACTATATTAATCTCCTATTTTTACATCTTCATTGCCATCTTGAGGATCCGCTCGGCTGATGGGAGGCACAAAGCCTTTTCCACGTGCTCTTCCCATCTCACAGCTGTTGCcatcttgtatgggactctcttctTTATTTACGTGAGGCCAGGCGCAATTTTTTCTCTGGACCTCAATAAAGTGGTGTCAGTGTTCTACACAGCAGTGATCCCCATGTTGAATCCTCTCATTTACAGCTTGAGAAATAAAGAAGTGAAAGCTGCCGTGTGTAGGACCATCACTAGGAGGAAGCTTTGCATCAGAAGTTAA